In Chloroflexota bacterium, the genomic stretch CGTAGGCACGCACGTGCTGATCCTGCATCACCAGCTCGGCGTGGCGCGTCTCGGACACGGACTCGCCGACGTGGAGCGTGATGGCCAGCTCGGTGCTCAGGCTGAAGGCGTAGCGCCCGTCCAGAAAGACGTTCGAGCGCTGTCCGCCCCGCCGCTCCTGCTGCTCAATCGCGGTGATCGTTCGAGTCATGGGTGGTGGGCCGTGGGTGGTGGGTGGTGGGTCGTGGGTCGTGGGTCGTGGAATTCTTGGTGAGAGCACGCGACTCGAAATTGTCATCCTGAGCGCAGCGAAGGATCTCACCCGCTGACTGTCACGGTTGGGAGATCCTTCACGTCGCTCGCAAGCTCGCTCGTTCAGGATGACAGACTCATTGCTGACCGCTGACGCAAACTTCGAGCGTCAGCAGATGGGTGAGCGCTGACGGTCAGCGGGTGAGGTCCTTCGCTGCGCTCAGGATGACAGCTGGAACTTGCACGCTTTCACCATCACCGACGCCCGACGCCCCACTCCTAGAAAGCGTCTACCAGCTCTTCCTCGGCCAGCGCGCCGTTCTCGGCAACTGGCGGCGTCACTACCACCCGCGCGGCCAGCGTCTGCTGACGGATCAACCGCTCGATCTCGTCGCGGATCTCGGTGTTCTTGCGGAGGAAGTCCTTGGCGTTCTCACGGCCCTGGCCCAGGCGCGTGTCCCCGAACGAGAAGAACGCCCCCGACTTGCGGACCAGCGCCAGCTCGACGCCCATATCCAGCAGGCCGCCTTCCTTCGAGATGCCCTCGTTGTACATGATGTCGAACTCGGACACCTTGAACGGCGGCGCGACCTTGTTCTTCACCACGCGGACCTTCGTGCGATTGCCGACCACATCCGTCCCGACCTTGATCGAGTCGATACGGCGCACATCCAGCCGGACCGAGGCGTAGAACTTCAGCGCCCGGCCGCCCGGCGTGGTCTCAGGGTTGCCGAACATCACGCCGACCTTCTCGCGCAGCTGGTTCGTGAAGATCACCGAGGTCTTCGAGCGACTGATGGCGCCGGTCAGCTTGCGGAGCGCCTGCGACATCAGGCGGGCCTGCAGGCCGACGTGGGTGTCACCCATGTCGCCCTCAAGCTCCGCGCGCGGGACCAGCGCCGCCACCGAGTCCACCGCCACGATGTCCACCGCGCCGCTGCGGACCAGCGCCTCGCAGATCTCCAGCGCCTGCTCGCCCGTGTCCGGCTGCGAGATGAACAACTCGTCGATGTTCACCCCGGTGTTGCGCGCGTAGACCGGATCGAGCGCATGCTCGGCGTCGATCAGGGCCGCGACGCCGCCCTGCCGCTGGCACTCGGCGATGATGTGCTGGACGATGGTCGTCTTCCCCGAGGACTCGGGGCCGTAGATCTCGATGATCCGGCCGCGCGGCACCCCGCCGACCCCGAGCGCGATGTCAAGGGCGATGGCTCCCGTCGGGATGGCCTCGACCGCCAGCCGCGAGTGCGCCTCGCCAAGCTTCATGATCGCGCCCTTGCCGAACTGCCGCTCGATCTGGCTCACCGCCAGCTCAAGAGCCTTCTCCTTGTCCTTATCCATCATGCCTCCCCGAGGTGGAGCCGGCTCGGCCGGGCTCTCGTCTTTGGTGCGCCGCGGCGGCATTCGCCCTCCCGGTGATGTGGATTATAGCACGTCTGTTCTAATTTTAGGGGATCGGGACGGATCACAGCGAGACTACGACGATCCTACGGGCACGCCGAGCGGCTGTCCTAAGAGGTCGTAGTCAAGGGCTTGTGTTACGCGCACCTGGACGATCTCGCCCACCGATCCCGGGCCGTCCACGAAGACGATGCCGTCCACCTCGGGCGCGTCACGACGACTGCGGCCCACCCGCACCGCGCGGCCGTCCAGCTCGCCCTCGCCCTCGATGAGCACATCCTGGACCGTCCCGACCAGCGCGGCGTTGGCGCGGCGCGAGGCTTCCTGCGCCGCCGCCATCAGCTCGTGCCGGCGGCGCATCTTGACGCTCTTCGCGATGCGGTTCGGCTGGTCGAAGGCGGCGGTCCCCTCCTCGTCCGAGTAGAGGAAGACGCCCACGCGCCCGAACCCCAGCGTCTCGATGGACTTCACCAGGAACGTGTGCTCCGCCTCCGTCTCGCCGGGGAAGCCGGTGATGAAGGTTGTCCGAACGGTGATGTCCGGCACCACCGACCGGATCCACCCGAGCAGCTCGTCCACGGGGCGGTGCGGCCGGCGCATCCGGCGGAGCGTCTCCGGATGGGTGTGCTGGAGCGGCATGTCGAAGTAGCGGCAGATCTGTGGCCGTTCGGCCATCACTTCGAGAAACGCCTGCGTGACGTGGCTCGGGTAGGCGTACATCACGCGCAGCCACGGCAGCTCGGGGTAACGGTCGGTGATGGCCCGCAGCAGGGTCGCCAGCCCGTCTCGCTCGCCCCAGTCGCGCCCGTAGTTCGTG encodes the following:
- the recA gene encoding recombinase RecA, giving the protein MMDKDKEKALELAVSQIERQFGKGAIMKLGEAHSRLAVEAIPTGAIALDIALGVGGVPRGRIIEIYGPESSGKTTIVQHIIAECQRQGGVAALIDAEHALDPVYARNTGVNIDELFISQPDTGEQALEICEALVRSGAVDIVAVDSVAALVPRAELEGDMGDTHVGLQARLMSQALRKLTGAISRSKTSVIFTNQLREKVGVMFGNPETTPGGRALKFYASVRLDVRRIDSIKVGTDVVGNRTKVRVVKNKVAPPFKVSEFDIMYNEGISKEGGLLDMGVELALVRKSGAFFSFGDTRLGQGRENAKDFLRKNTEIRDEIERLIRQQTLAARVVVTPPVAENGALAEEELVDAF
- the rimO gene encoding 30S ribosomal protein S12 methylthiotransferase RimO, which encodes MRSGADSSGARQDDGNTRDTPLDLHALDGRRFALVSLGCAKNTVDSEGISQLLVGQGFEQVEETTDADLLVVNTCGFIDAARQESIDTLVELGGLKRPGQKLLATGCLTERYSDEIAREIPEIDAIVGARNWRTVPTFARELTVLPAEPRQPGSSLDLMAIAPKGTIDLQMPKRVATGPSAYVKISDGCNQKCAFCAIPSMKGLLASKPLDLILDEVGELLAQNVREVVLVAQDSTNYGRDWGERDGLATLLRAITDRYPELPWLRVMYAYPSHVTQAFLEVMAERPQICRYFDMPLQHTHPETLRRMRRPHRPVDELLGWIRSVVPDITVRTTFITGFPGETEAEHTFLVKSIETLGFGRVGVFLYSDEEGTAAFDQPNRIAKSVKMRRRHELMAAAQEASRRANAALVGTVQDVLIEGEGELDGRAVRVGRSRRDAPEVDGIVFVDGPGSVGEIVQVRVTQALDYDLLGQPLGVPVGSS